A stretch of the Gemmatimonadaceae bacterium genome encodes the following:
- a CDS encoding gamma-glutamyltransferase, which produces MSSVLRRCPSFALAAALALVPLSVQAQARSGRPRPAQPRQAEDPRYSQTEKPPLHATHWLAITGKPLSATAGALIFAEGGNAVDAAAAMLAAGCTMWDTLSCGGETQALIYNPHTKRVIGLDALGVAPTGATAAFYHSKGYRFPPEYGPLAAVTPGTVGGLLTMLAEYGKLSLKQVLAPAIQMADGYAIEAQICNTIQQYKDTIAQWKYASDVMFTHPGTAHPGPEPGEIFVQKDLAATWRKLVDAEQQALKQGKTRKQAIYAAYDRFYRGDIARELVRGMREEGGLFTMADLANWKVHIEEPLHTNYKGIEVYKLPIWQQGPVMLQALNMLENTDVKAMGYNSPKYIHTLYQVMNYAYADRDFYYGDPYFAPVEPVKGLLSKAYAKSRFAQIDWTHNDSTVKPGDPYPYEGGTNPFKDLLAQWNPLDFEPTAAQPRSGQQDRTPVKPDTSPGRMSGAAEFLPDRATAADSAFDDAFYAGTTSIEAADAEGWVVSVTPSGGWVPAVIAGHTGIGLSQRAQSFVTYAKDGPYNVIQPGQRPRVTLTPTIALKDGTPYLAFAVQGGDSQDQNLLQFFLNVVEFGMTVQQATEAPNINSYQMRSSFGMHENEPGRMMIATSLPDSTRQALERMGYRLEPTQRTSGPINAIMFDFAHHTMWGGSSNHGEDYGIAW; this is translated from the coding sequence ATGTCTTCCGTTCTTCGACGCTGCCCGTCGTTTGCGCTGGCCGCCGCGCTCGCCCTCGTACCCCTGTCGGTCCAGGCGCAGGCGCGCAGCGGCCGTCCCCGCCCGGCACAACCGCGCCAGGCCGAGGACCCGCGGTATTCACAGACCGAAAAGCCGCCGCTCCATGCCACGCACTGGCTGGCGATCACCGGCAAACCGCTCTCGGCCACGGCCGGCGCGCTCATCTTCGCCGAGGGCGGAAACGCGGTGGACGCCGCCGCGGCGATGCTCGCCGCGGGGTGCACGATGTGGGACACGCTGTCGTGCGGCGGCGAAACACAGGCGTTGATCTACAACCCTCACACCAAGAGAGTGATAGGCCTGGACGCGCTCGGCGTGGCGCCGACAGGAGCGACGGCCGCGTTCTACCACAGCAAGGGCTATCGCTTTCCGCCCGAGTACGGACCGCTGGCGGCGGTCACCCCGGGCACCGTGGGCGGCCTGCTGACGATGCTCGCCGAGTACGGCAAGCTGTCGCTCAAGCAGGTGCTGGCCCCGGCCATCCAGATGGCCGACGGCTACGCCATCGAGGCGCAGATCTGCAACACGATCCAGCAGTACAAGGACACGATCGCGCAATGGAAGTACGCCAGCGACGTGATGTTCACGCACCCCGGGACCGCGCACCCGGGGCCCGAGCCGGGTGAGATCTTCGTGCAGAAGGACCTGGCGGCGACGTGGCGCAAGCTCGTGGATGCGGAGCAGCAGGCGCTCAAACAGGGCAAGACGCGCAAGCAAGCGATCTATGCGGCATACGACAGGTTCTATAGGGGCGACATCGCCCGCGAACTGGTGCGCGGCATGCGCGAGGAGGGCGGCCTGTTCACGATGGCCGACCTCGCCAACTGGAAGGTGCACATCGAGGAGCCGCTGCACACGAACTACAAGGGAATCGAGGTCTACAAGCTTCCGATCTGGCAGCAAGGCCCAGTCATGCTTCAGGCGCTGAACATGCTGGAGAACACCGACGTGAAGGCGATGGGCTACAACTCGCCGAAGTACATTCACACGCTCTATCAGGTGATGAACTACGCGTACGCCGACCGCGACTTCTATTACGGCGATCCGTACTTCGCCCCCGTGGAGCCGGTGAAGGGACTGCTGTCCAAAGCGTACGCGAAGTCGCGGTTCGCGCAGATCGACTGGACGCACAACGACTCCACGGTGAAGCCCGGCGACCCGTATCCGTACGAGGGCGGCACGAATCCGTTCAAGGATCTGCTGGCGCAATGGAACCCGTTGGACTTCGAGCCGACGGCCGCGCAGCCGCGGAGTGGACAGCAGGACCGGACGCCGGTGAAGCCGGACACGAGCCCTGGCCGCATGTCGGGGGCCGCCGAGTTTCTTCCCGACCGCGCGACGGCGGCGGACTCGGCGTTCGACGACGCCTTCTACGCAGGCACGACGTCGATCGAGGCGGCGGATGCGGAGGGGTGGGTCGTATCCGTGACGCCGAGCGGCGGGTGGGTTCCAGCCGTGATCGCGGGTCACACGGGGATCGGGTTGAGCCAGCGGGCGCAGAGCTTCGTGACGTATGCCAAGGACGGACCGTACAACGTGATCCAGCCGGGTCAGCGCCCGCGGGTCACGCTCACCCCGACGATCGCGCTCAAGGACGGCACGCCGTATCTCGCCTTCGCGGTTCAGGGCGGAGACTCGCAGGACCAGAATCTGCTCCAGTTCTTCCTCAACGTGGTGGAGTTCGGGATGACGGTGCAGCAGGCCACCGAGGCGCCGAACATCAACAGTTATCAGATGCGGTCGTCGTTCGGGATGCATGAGAACGAGCCGGGGCGGATGATGATCGCCACGTCGCTGCCCGACTCCACGCGCCAGGCGCTCGAGCGGATGGGCTATAGGCTGGAGCCGACGCAGCGGACGTCGGGGCCGATCAACGCCATCATGTTCGACTTCGCGCATCACACGATGTGGGGCGGATCGAGCAATCACGGGGAGGACTACGGCATCGCCTGGTAG
- a CDS encoding M1 family metallopeptidase, producing MPCHVIGRVAACLLLAAGGLLPGAARAQSAAQLAVSDSSPFRPLVLPTPTAVRTGSGRPGAGYWQQKVDYRIAAALDPLRDQISGTETIHYQNNSPDSLPYLWMFLEQNLCAPTSITNVLDQPPLKFLDSAFDFSCQGFAGGLTLDYIRVMGHDAAHAVYGTTMRVDLAAPLAPGASIDLQAAWSFKVPGQGGGRMGHDGPLYEIAQWYPRMAVYDDVHGWNHEPYIGAGEFYLEYGDFDVSLTVPFSYIVRATGELRNPTTVLTPTEIARLALARNSDTAVHVITSLELSDFAAIRPVTEGVLTWHFTAHDTRDFAWAAGPDFLWDASGWNHILIETLYRRSADKWPEANRMGREAIKYFSQQWYPYPYSHATTIEGPIQGMEYPMLTFVPNSPTREDQQWALAHEFGHEWFPMIVGSNERLYPWMDEGFNTFIDLHNAALYFAGTAYGDTIESHPLHLYPEHALPGNEQPLIENPTEVRDLFWTGYEKPALMMQTLRFEVLGRQRFDDAFRAYIKAWAFKHPTPADFFRIMRDESGMDLDWYWREWIYTTARLDQSVDSVVNSPDGARVFIGNHGTMVMPVELSLTFADRAVTTVRLPVEMWNLGPQFVYRVSGGKAVVAAEVDPGRVLPDVKRDNNRWQARY from the coding sequence ATGCCATGCCACGTCATTGGCCGGGTCGCGGCCTGCTTGCTGCTCGCCGCGGGTGGGCTCCTGCCGGGAGCCGCCCGCGCCCAGTCGGCCGCCCAACTCGCCGTCTCCGATTCCTCGCCGTTCCGCCCGCTGGTGCTGCCCACCCCCACTGCCGTGCGCACGGGCAGCGGGCGGCCCGGCGCCGGCTACTGGCAGCAGAAAGTGGATTACAGGATCGCCGCCGCCCTCGATCCGCTGCGCGATCAGATCTCCGGCACCGAGACCATCCACTACCAGAACAACTCACCGGATTCCCTGCCGTATCTCTGGATGTTCCTGGAGCAGAATCTCTGCGCCCCCACGAGCATCACGAACGTGCTCGACCAGCCGCCGCTCAAGTTTCTCGACAGCGCATTCGATTTTTCCTGCCAGGGATTCGCCGGTGGGCTCACTCTGGACTACATCCGGGTGATGGGCCATGACGCCGCGCACGCCGTCTACGGCACCACGATGCGCGTGGACCTTGCCGCGCCCCTCGCACCGGGTGCGTCGATCGACCTCCAAGCCGCGTGGAGCTTCAAGGTGCCTGGGCAGGGCGGGGGCCGCATGGGGCACGACGGCCCGCTATATGAGATCGCACAATGGTACCCACGCATGGCAGTGTACGACGACGTCCACGGATGGAACCACGAGCCGTACATCGGCGCGGGCGAGTTCTACCTGGAATACGGCGATTTCGACGTCTCGCTCACCGTACCGTTCAGCTACATCGTGCGTGCCACGGGCGAACTGCGGAATCCGACCACCGTGCTCACCCCCACGGAGATCGCCCGCCTGGCGTTGGCCCGGAATTCCGACACCGCCGTCCACGTCATCACGAGCCTCGAGTTGAGCGACTTCGCCGCCATTCGCCCCGTGACCGAGGGCGTACTGACGTGGCACTTCACGGCGCACGACACCCGCGATTTCGCCTGGGCCGCCGGCCCCGACTTCCTCTGGGATGCCAGCGGATGGAACCACATTCTCATCGAGACGCTCTACCGCCGGAGCGCCGACAAGTGGCCCGAAGCCAACCGCATGGGCCGTGAGGCGATCAAGTACTTCAGCCAACAGTGGTACCCCTACCCCTACTCGCACGCCACGACGATCGAGGGGCCCATTCAAGGCATGGAATACCCGATGCTCACCTTCGTGCCCAACAGCCCCACCCGGGAGGACCAGCAGTGGGCGCTGGCGCACGAATTCGGCCACGAATGGTTCCCGATGATCGTGGGCAGCAACGAACGCCTGTACCCGTGGATGGATGAGGGGTTCAACACCTTCATCGATCTCCACAACGCCGCCCTCTATTTCGCCGGCACGGCCTACGGCGATACCATCGAGTCGCACCCGCTGCACCTCTACCCCGAGCATGCCCTGCCGGGCAACGAACAACCGCTCATCGAGAACCCCACGGAGGTGCGCGACCTGTTCTGGACCGGCTACGAGAAGCCGGCGCTGATGATGCAGACGCTGCGATTCGAAGTGCTGGGGCGCCAGCGGTTCGACGACGCGTTCCGCGCCTACATCAAGGCCTGGGCGTTCAAACACCCGACGCCCGCGGACTTCTTCCGCATCATGCGCGACGAATCGGGCATGGACCTCGACTGGTACTGGCGCGAATGGATCTACACCACGGCGCGCCTCGACCAGTCGGTGGACTCCGTGGTCAATTCTCCGGACGGCGCTCGGGTCTTCATCGGCAACCACGGGACCATGGTCATGCCGGTGGAACTGTCGCTGACCTTCGCCGACCGCGCCGTCACGACGGTGAGACTCCCCGTCGAGATGTGGAACCTGGGCCCCCAGTTCGTCTATCGCGTGTCCGGCGGGAAGGCGGTCGTCGCGGCCGAGGTCGATCCAGGGCGCGTCTTGCCCGACGTCAAACGGGACAACAACCGGTGGCAGGCGCGCTACTAG
- a CDS encoding cytochrome c oxidase assembly protein, whose product MVTKVQWWCSAQGLRWSWKWRPYPGIWLVVLAIASGYWSLTRRSPDTAAARRRRWFGWAGVLIVWLALDWPLGPLAAGYLASAHAVQFLGLTMIASPLLLLGLEPALAARPEPRGPWWRVLRYVTSPLVAAVVFNVIAATTHVPGVVDGLMVSQLGAFVFDLAWLLAGIVFWWPVVMSVPRREFPALFKLVYIFLGTLIHSGIAIVMLLAQFPIYGVYQLAPPMHGVPPMMDLQIAGAIMELGGTAIAFSVMTGLFFTWVNRSAAADEG is encoded by the coding sequence ATGGTGACCAAGGTGCAATGGTGGTGTTCGGCCCAGGGCCTGCGTTGGAGCTGGAAGTGGCGCCCGTATCCGGGCATCTGGCTCGTCGTCCTTGCCATCGCATCCGGCTACTGGTCGCTCACGCGCCGTTCGCCAGACACGGCCGCGGCGCGGCGCCGCCGGTGGTTCGGGTGGGCCGGCGTGCTCATCGTCTGGCTGGCGCTCGATTGGCCGCTGGGCCCGTTGGCCGCGGGCTACCTGGCCAGCGCGCACGCCGTGCAATTCCTGGGGCTCACGATGATCGCCAGCCCGCTCCTCCTGCTCGGGCTCGAGCCGGCGTTGGCGGCAAGGCCGGAGCCGCGCGGCCCGTGGTGGCGCGTGCTCCGGTACGTCACGTCGCCGCTGGTGGCGGCGGTCGTGTTCAACGTCATCGCGGCCACCACGCACGTGCCGGGCGTCGTGGACGGGCTCATGGTGTCGCAGCTGGGCGCGTTCGTGTTCGATCTCGCGTGGCTGCTCGCCGGGATCGTGTTCTGGTGGCCGGTGGTCATGAGCGTGCCGCGGCGAGAGTTCCCGGCGCTGTTCAAGTTGGTCTACATCTTTCTCGGCACGCTCATCCACTCGGGCATCGCGATCGTGATGCTGCTTGCCCAATTCCCCATCTATGGCGTCTATCAGTTGGCGCCGCCCATGCACGGGGTGCCGCCGATGATGGATCTGCAGATCGCGGGCGCCATAATGGAATTGGGCGGCACGGCGATCGCGTTCAGCGTGATGACGGGGCTGTTCTTCACGTGGGTCAACCGCTCCGCGGCCGCCGACGAAGGCTAG
- a CDS encoding 3'-5' exonuclease: MPKSLDPTSSSLADLAAQLDASPDYRVLRRFEPPRAYATPSPGDGALKTAAAIDVETTGMDRRTDAIIQLSIVPFTYAPDSGKIFAVGGVLDFFEDPGRAIPPEIVALTGITDADVADQRIDEAAVAECLASVSLVIAHNAEFDRPFTERRLALFRDKAWACSVRDVPWRQLGLSSSSLEYLLMKRCGCFYGAHRADQDALAVVHLLARPLDDGTLPMRLLLDSARRGTVRIWAEGSPIETKDLLKARHYRWNPGTDGRPKAWHRELPVDEQAAEMAWLFANVYGGARRELRTDIVDARTRYSDRR, translated from the coding sequence GTGCCCAAATCCCTCGACCCGACCTCCTCCTCGCTGGCCGATCTCGCGGCCCAGCTCGACGCCTCCCCCGACTACCGGGTACTCAGGAGATTCGAACCACCCCGCGCCTACGCCACGCCATCGCCCGGCGACGGCGCTTTGAAGACGGCCGCCGCGATCGATGTCGAGACGACCGGCATGGACCGGCGGACGGACGCCATCATCCAACTCTCGATCGTGCCGTTCACCTACGCCCCGGACTCGGGCAAGATCTTTGCTGTGGGCGGCGTCCTCGATTTCTTCGAAGACCCCGGCCGTGCCATCCCCCCCGAGATCGTGGCCCTCACCGGCATCACCGACGCCGACGTGGCGGACCAGCGCATCGACGAGGCCGCAGTGGCCGAGTGCCTCGCGTCCGTATCATTAGTTATTGCACATAACGCGGAATTCGACCGTCCGTTCACCGAACGGCGCCTGGCGTTGTTCCGCGACAAGGCCTGGGCCTGCTCGGTGCGCGATGTCCCCTGGCGCCAGCTGGGGCTGTCGTCGTCGAGCCTCGAATACCTGCTCATGAAGCGCTGCGGCTGCTTCTACGGGGCTCACCGCGCCGACCAGGACGCGCTGGCCGTCGTCCATCTGCTCGCTCGCCCACTCGACGACGGCACGCTCCCCATGCGCCTGCTGCTCGACAGCGCGCGACGCGGCACGGTGCGCATCTGGGCCGAAGGATCGCCGATCGAGACCAAGGACCTGCTCAAGGCACGCCATTACCGTTGGAATCCCGGCACCGACGGCCGGCCCAAGGCTTGGCACCGCGAACTTCCGGTCGATGAACAGGCCGCCGAGATGGCCTGGCTGTTCGCCAATGTCTACGGGGGCGCGCGGCGGGAGTTGCGCACCGACATCGTCGACGCGCGTACGCGCTACTCCGACCGCCGGTGA
- a CDS encoding SCO family protein has product MIHSRNLRTSFALLLVALLAACGGPARNSQDLHGARLPHAIARPDFQLTDTDGRPFNFAKDTKGTLTLLAFGYTHCPDVCPVQMANIAAAMRRLSRTEQQRIRVVFVTTDPPRDSAQRLRTWLDSFNPAFVGLRGTEAQIETAEHAVGVAIATREASAPGDTNYTVGHAAQVYAFTPDDSAHRAYPFGTLQQDWAHDLPELLRGAH; this is encoded by the coding sequence TTGATCCACTCGCGAAATCTTCGTACATCCTTCGCCCTGCTGCTGGTCGCGCTCCTCGCGGCCTGCGGCGGACCGGCGCGCAACTCACAGGATCTGCACGGCGCCAGACTCCCCCATGCCATTGCGCGTCCGGACTTCCAACTCACCGATACCGACGGGCGTCCGTTCAATTTTGCGAAGGACACGAAGGGCACGCTGACGCTCCTCGCCTTCGGGTACACGCACTGCCCGGATGTCTGTCCCGTGCAAATGGCCAACATCGCCGCCGCCATGCGGCGCCTGTCGCGCACCGAGCAGCAGCGCATCCGCGTGGTGTTCGTGACCACCGACCCCCCGCGCGATTCCGCGCAACGCCTGCGTACCTGGCTCGACAGCTTCAATCCCGCCTTCGTCGGGCTCCGCGGCACGGAGGCGCAGATCGAGACCGCCGAGCACGCGGTGGGTGTCGCCATCGCCACCCGTGAGGCGAGCGCGCCCGGCGACACCAACTACACGGTGGGACACGCCGCGCAGGTCTACGCCTTCACGCCCGACGACAGCGCGCATCGCGCGTATCCCTTTGGCACCTTGCAGCAGGATTGGGCGCACGACCTGCCCGAACTGCTCCGCGGTGCTCACTGA
- a CDS encoding TolC family protein, whose amino-acid sequence MRSPFVRLAVVVALAFPALGAAQAPDAGPQAISLDDAVRQAQANSWQTVQARSASRVADANFKSAVAAFLPSLSVGQSAYHSGGAIFLQGSLIPTSSQWSYSKGYSVGLTLFDGGARFLNYAAARANLAAADQNQVIQRYAIALNVKEAYFAVLEAREAEAAADQQLAEANEQLAVTQAKVAGGSLSRAESLTSAVAAGQAKLAVITAQGSLVTANAALSRLVGGTREVTAMPADTALVPTISLDSATLEKLVLEGPSVRQAARLVDADRSSRWAAITRYLPSFGVGYSYSRYYASDHFMIGGGSLVNNHTLYYFANYSLFDNFQREANVITASANADNARAQLRDARLAARENLAQYLAQFRTAQQTIDLQRLTIESAEENVAAEDAKYRAGAAALVDVLTAQTALATARQNLIQARLNARTAKAQIEAIIGKDLE is encoded by the coding sequence ATGCGCTCACCCTTTGTACGGCTCGCCGTCGTCGTCGCACTCGCCTTCCCGGCACTCGGCGCTGCTCAAGCCCCCGACGCCGGGCCTCAGGCCATCTCGCTGGACGACGCCGTGCGTCAGGCGCAGGCCAACTCATGGCAAACGGTGCAGGCAAGAAGCGCATCACGGGTGGCCGACGCGAACTTCAAGAGCGCGGTCGCGGCCTTCCTGCCCAGTTTGAGCGTCGGGCAGTCGGCCTACCACAGCGGAGGCGCGATCTTCCTTCAGGGGTCATTGATCCCCACGTCCAGCCAGTGGAGTTACAGCAAGGGGTATTCGGTGGGGCTCACGCTATTCGACGGGGGCGCGCGGTTCCTGAACTATGCGGCGGCCCGGGCGAACCTTGCGGCCGCCGATCAGAATCAAGTCATCCAGCGCTACGCGATCGCGCTGAACGTGAAGGAGGCGTACTTCGCGGTTCTCGAGGCGCGCGAAGCAGAAGCGGCGGCCGATCAGCAACTCGCGGAGGCGAACGAGCAGCTGGCCGTCACGCAGGCCAAGGTTGCGGGCGGCTCGTTGTCACGGGCCGAATCACTCACCAGTGCCGTGGCCGCGGGGCAGGCCAAACTCGCCGTCATCACGGCTCAGGGCAGTCTCGTGACGGCCAACGCCGCGCTCTCGCGCCTGGTCGGCGGAACCCGCGAAGTGACGGCGATGCCGGCCGATACGGCCCTCGTGCCGACGATCAGCCTCGACAGCGCAACGCTGGAGAAACTCGTACTCGAAGGGCCGAGCGTGCGCCAGGCGGCGCGGCTGGTGGACGCCGATCGGTCCAGCCGCTGGGCGGCGATCACGCGGTACCTCCCGTCGTTCGGGGTGGGCTACTCCTACAGTCGCTACTACGCCAGCGACCATTTCATGATTGGCGGCGGGTCTCTCGTGAATAACCACACCCTCTACTACTTCGCCAACTACTCGCTATTCGACAATTTTCAGCGCGAAGCCAACGTCATAACGGCAAGCGCGAACGCCGACAACGCCAGGGCCCAACTTCGCGATGCCCGCCTCGCTGCCCGCGAGAATCTCGCCCAGTACCTGGCGCAGTTCCGCACCGCGCAGCAGACGATCGACCTCCAGCGGTTAACGATCGAGTCGGCCGAGGAGAACGTGGCCGCCGAGGACGCCAAGTACCGGGCCGGCGCAGCGGCGCTCGTCGACGTGCTCACGGCGCAGACGGCGCTCGCCACGGCGCGCCAGAACCTCATCCAGGCGCGGCTCAACGCCCGCACCGCCAAGGCCCAGATCGAGGCGATCATCGGGAAGGACCTCGAATAG
- a CDS encoding glycosyl hydrolase produces the protein MLSFRSSVCALGAGLLLLAAPAAARAQTPSDRLTGATTFDSTRFGGLHWRSIGPYRGGRVTTVAGVPSEPLTFYMGATGGGIWKTADAGVTWRNVSDGQLRVGSIGSLAVAAADPNVVYAGTGEREPRGQSSTWGDGMYKSTDAGKTWKSVGLENTRSIAQVVVDPRDADVVYAAAEGNRWTHGPDRGVYKSIDGGGHWKLVLHPSDDVSPIDLTIDPSNPRILFAAIWDFQRLPWQIRSGGPGSAIYKSTDAGETWTRLAGHGLPTGIVGRIGVSVSPANPQRVYAIIEASADTGGLYRSDDDGDTWQHLSAERLIRSRSWYYTRVTADPQDENTVYVMNAQIMKSIDGGKTFQVLPAKHGDNHDLWINPRNHLDMINGNDGGAIVSLDGGASWSSEDNQPTGQIYRVNTDAQYPYWVYGAQQDNTSIATPSAAPGGITSADWYPVAGCESAHIVFDPNDPRYVYGDCYQGMLEEFDRQTRLSRSVMAYPQMNLNEPSDSIRYRFNWSSPLAVSPENAHVLYDGANVLFRSSDRGQTWTAISPDLTRNEKAHQGWGGAPITNEGAGGEVYNTIYYIAPSPHDSNTIWIGTDDGLVQLTRDGGTHWSNVTPKGLGSGFVNAIEVSPWDAGTAYITYDGYKWGDRSPQIYKTTDYGRSWTRLVNGIRDGDQVRVVRADKVRRGLLYAGTETGAYVSFDDGQHWQSLQANLPAVPVTDLQLRNGDLVASTEGRAFWILDDVGPLEQGADGVPANDSKLFTPRDAYLTEWGGGFGGQGGDVGTNPPSGAIIYYDLAAGTDSTKVKLDILDANNTVLRTYDSKPKPGERAIPGAPGMHRAVWDLRVAPLDAPHGVTFFGSTNGHLVAPGPYTVRLTVGGKTMTAALTVKQDPRVSLTADQVAEEQRVITAIQRRANGIFHDVKRLDDVRDQVRAIVAHAKDLPKSDSVTSVGKALAGQLDSLSTYLVQTKHTNGQDIINFPNGYVDQWVYLGGNVDGSYMPVTAGVQQRLADLEAQWPAVQSRIDNLLGAQVAGFNTLLGGKAMVIVPPAQSRPIP, from the coding sequence ATGCTCTCTTTCCGCTCCTCGGTCTGCGCCCTCGGTGCGGGCCTTCTCCTCCTCGCCGCGCCGGCCGCGGCGCGTGCCCAGACGCCGTCAGACCGGCTTACCGGCGCCACGACGTTCGACTCCACGCGGTTCGGCGGCCTGCACTGGCGCAGTATCGGGCCGTATCGCGGCGGGCGGGTGACCACGGTGGCGGGCGTGCCATCCGAACCGCTCACGTTCTACATGGGGGCCACGGGCGGCGGAATCTGGAAGACGGCGGACGCCGGCGTGACGTGGCGCAACGTGTCGGACGGCCAACTGCGGGTGGGGTCGATCGGTTCGTTGGCCGTGGCCGCTGCCGATCCCAACGTCGTGTACGCGGGCACCGGCGAGCGCGAGCCGCGCGGGCAGTCGTCGACATGGGGCGACGGGATGTACAAGTCGACCGATGCCGGCAAGACGTGGAAGTCGGTGGGCCTCGAGAACACGAGGTCGATCGCCCAAGTCGTGGTCGATCCGCGGGACGCCGACGTCGTGTACGCCGCCGCCGAGGGCAACCGCTGGACGCACGGACCCGATCGCGGCGTCTACAAGAGCATCGATGGCGGGGGGCACTGGAAGCTCGTACTGCATCCGAGCGACGATGTCTCCCCGATCGACCTCACGATCGATCCATCGAACCCGCGCATCCTGTTCGCGGCCATCTGGGACTTCCAGCGGCTGCCGTGGCAGATCCGGAGCGGAGGTCCGGGCAGCGCCATCTACAAGAGCACCGACGCGGGCGAGACGTGGACCCGGCTCGCGGGGCACGGGCTGCCCACCGGAATCGTGGGCCGCATCGGCGTGTCGGTATCGCCGGCCAATCCGCAGCGGGTGTACGCCATCATCGAAGCGAGCGCCGATACCGGCGGACTCTACCGCTCCGACGACGACGGCGACACGTGGCAGCACCTGAGCGCCGAGCGGCTCATCCGCTCGCGGTCCTGGTACTACACCCGCGTCACGGCCGACCCGCAGGATGAGAACACGGTTTACGTGATGAACGCGCAGATCATGAAGTCGATCGACGGCGGGAAGACCTTCCAGGTGCTCCCCGCGAAGCACGGGGACAACCACGATCTGTGGATCAACCCGCGCAACCACCTCGACATGATCAATGGCAACGACGGCGGTGCGATCGTCTCGCTCGACGGCGGCGCGTCGTGGTCCAGCGAAGACAACCAGCCCACGGGCCAGATCTACCGCGTGAACACCGACGCCCAGTATCCCTACTGGGTGTATGGCGCCCAGCAGGACAATACATCGATCGCCACCCCGAGCGCCGCACCGGGCGGGATTACGAGCGCCGATTGGTATCCGGTGGCCGGCTGCGAGAGCGCGCACATCGTGTTCGATCCGAACGACCCGCGCTACGTCTACGGCGACTGCTATCAGGGCATGCTCGAGGAGTTCGACCGGCAGACGCGCCTGTCGCGCAGCGTGATGGCCTATCCGCAGATGAACCTGAATGAGCCGTCCGATTCGATTCGGTATCGGTTCAACTGGAGTTCGCCCCTCGCCGTGTCGCCCGAGAACGCGCACGTGCTCTACGACGGGGCCAACGTGCTGTTCAGATCGAGCGACAGGGGACAGACGTGGACGGCGATCAGCCCTGATCTCACCCGTAACGAGAAGGCCCACCAGGGCTGGGGCGGCGCGCCGATCACCAACGAAGGCGCCGGCGGCGAAGTCTACAACACGATCTACTACATCGCTCCCTCGCCCCACGACAGCAACACGATCTGGATCGGCACCGACGACGGCCTCGTGCAACTCACGCGCGACGGCGGCACGCACTGGAGCAACGTCACCCCCAAGGGGCTGGGCAGTGGCTTCGTGAACGCCATCGAAGTCTCGCCGTGGGACGCGGGCACAGCGTACATCACCTATGACGGCTACAAGTGGGGCGACCGGTCCCCGCAGATCTACAAGACCACCGACTACGGCCGCTCATGGACCAGGCTCGTGAACGGCATCCGCGACGGCGACCAGGTACGCGTGGTGCGCGCCGACAAGGTGCGCCGCGGGCTGCTCTACGCGGGCACCGAGACCGGCGCCTACGTCTCCTTCGACGATGGACAGCACTGGCAGAGCCTGCAGGCCAACCTGCCCGCGGTGCCGGTCACGGATCTCCAGCTCCGTAACGGCGATCTCGTGGCCTCCACCGAAGGTCGGGCGTTCTGGATCCTGGACGACGTCGGTCCGCTGGAGCAGGGTGCGGACGGGGTGCCGGCGAACGACTCCAAGCTGTTCACGCCTCGCGATGCGTACCTCACCGAGTGGGGCGGCGGCTTCGGAGGACAGGGCGGCGACGTCGGCACGAATCCCCCGAGCGGCGCGATCATCTATTACGATCTCGCGGCGGGCACCGACTCCACGAAGGTCAAACTCGATATTCTCGACGCGAACAACACTGTCCTCCGCACCTACGACAGCAAGCCGAAGCCGGGCGAACGCGCCATTCCGGGCGCGCCGGGCATGCATCGCGCGGTGTGGGACCTGCGGGTGGCACCGCTCGACGCCCCGCACGGCGTGACGTTCTTCGGCTCCACGAACGGCCATCTCGTGGCTCCGGGCCCGTACACCGTGCGCCTCACCGTCGGTGGCAAGACCATGACCGCGGCGCTCACGGTGAAGCAGGACCCGCGCGTCAGCCTCACCGCCGACCAGGTGGCCGAGGAACAGCGGGTGATCACCGCCATCCAGCGGCGCGCGAATGGAATCTTCCACGACGTCAAGCGGCTGGACGACGTGCGCGACCAAGTCAGAGCCATCGTGGCCCACGCCAAGGATCTGCCGAAGAGCGACAGCGTAACGTCCGTCGGCAAGGCACTGGCCGGCCAGCTCGACTCCCTCAGCACCTACCTCGTACAGACCAAGCACACCAACGGCCAGGACATCATCAACTTCCCCAACGGTTATGTGGATCAGTGGGTGTACCTGGGCGGGAACGTCGACGGTTCGTACATGCCGGTGACGGCGGGCGTTCAGCAGCGGCTCGCCGACCTGGAAGCGCAGTGGCCAGCCGTTCAATCGCGCATCGACAACCTGCTCGGCGCCCAGGTCGCCGGGTTCAACACCCTGCTCGGCGGCAAGGCGATGGTGATCGTGCCGCCCGCCCAATCGAGACCGATTCCGTGA